Part of the Polycladomyces subterraneus genome is shown below.
CCCAATGAAAACCATTCCAACAGTGTGGAGCCCTGTAACAGTTTCCGGGCAATGAGGCGTGCCGGCATTCCTTTTTGTGCGAGATGGTGGGTTTCCTCCACCAACTCCAACAAAAAGCGACGTTTCGCCTCCAACGATTTGCGCCCCTCCTTCACTACACCGGCATGGGCGCAAAACACTGTCTCAAACGGATATGCCAAAACGCGCTCAATCGAGGCGATCATGTCTGCCACTGATTCTCCGCGCATACCGTAATGTAATCGGGTCCCCAAAAACAAATCACCCGAAAACAACCATCCTCGCTCTTCTTCCAAATACGCGATATGGTCTTGGCTATGGCCAGGTGTCGGAATGACGCGAAACCGATAACGTTCCGTCTGCAACACTTCTTCTGCGACGGTTCCCGAAACCGGCTCCATCTGCCCCCACACCCATTTCCGATAGACGGGAATGCTCGGAGGCTGCTTCAGGATCCGGGCCGTTTCCTCGCTCATCATCACCGGAATACCATAGGTACGGGCCAACCATCCCGCATTTCCGGAATGATCTTCGTGAAAATGGGTCAGCGCCACGACTGAAGGAGGTTGCTCCGCTGCTAACGCCGCCACATGGTCTCGTGCCCTCGGCGGGCCGGTATCGATCCACAGCCGGTCGACGCAATACCAATAAAAGCGAAGCGTATGCCCCATATACGAAAACGTACCTTTGACTGTCTGGACGTGATCATGATGTTGAATGGATAATTGCAACTTTGTCACCTTGGTCACCCGTGATTCTTCAGGTTGTTTTCTATCTTAGCACAAAACACGCTGACAATATCAGTTTTTTCTCCT
Proteins encoded:
- a CDS encoding MBL fold metallo-hydrolase, producing MTKVTKLQLSIQHHDHVQTVKGTFSYMGHTLRFYWYCVDRLWIDTGPPRARDHVAALAAEQPPSVVALTHFHEDHSGNAGWLARTYGIPVMMSEETARILKQPPSIPVYRKWVWGQMEPVSGTVAEEVLQTERYRFRVIPTPGHSQDHIAYLEEERGWLFSGDLFLGTRLHYGMRGESVADMIASIERVLAYPFETVFCAHAGVVKEGRKSLEAKRRFLLELVEETHHLAQKGMPARLIARKLLQGSTLLEWFSLGEMGAIHLIRSILKEKREPVKRL